The Tenrec ecaudatus isolate mTenEca1 chromosome 7, mTenEca1.hap1, whole genome shotgun sequence genome window below encodes:
- the LOC142453181 gene encoding uncharacterized protein LOC142453181 isoform X1 yields the protein MDSVVFEDVAIDFTQEEWALLDFSQRKLYRDVMVETFRNLDSVSSQGNDGQKCNEHTVKQFMKNDSWFSLLGEICEFLGSENYVNQEWPLRKCMIENFHTSKEDNVKKYKEDDQCGKLFCWIENLSRIKETPASVNPFEFHERGGHTLTHCISSHTCMVYGETCNCLSYLKPHSKEKFCNCIAFGKPCSCSLSFTKYKRTHSTNDILYECKECGKAFNHSSTLTDHTRIHSGEQPYECKECGKTFVYASSLAKHKRTHSGERPYECKECGKAFCSPSALSEHTRIHSGERPYGCKQCGKAFICASALAKHTRTHSAERPYECKECGKAFSLYSHLTEHKRTHSGEKPYKCHECGKAFSRLSILSDHIRTHSGEKPYKCKECGKAFCHPSALTEHTRIHSGERPYECKVCGKAFIYASSLAKHKRTHSGERPYECKECGKAFTQYAHLTVHKRTHSGERPYECKECGKAFTQYSHLTEHRRTHSGERPYECKECGKAFSRLSALTDHTRIHSGEKRYKCKECEKAFTQYSHLIEHRRTVWRGLKDVRNMSSLSTY from the exons GATTCAGTGGTATTTGAAGATGTGGCCATTGACTTTACACAGGAAGAGTGGGCCTTGCTggatttttctcaaaggaaacTTTACAGAGATGTAATGGTGGAAACATTCAGGAACCTGGATTCGG TCTCTTCACAGGGTAATGATGGACAAAAGTGCAATGAACATACAGTGAAGCAATTCATGAAGAATGACTCCTGGTTTTCCTTGTTAGGAGAAATCTGTGAATTCCTTGGGAGTGAAAATTATGTCAACCAGGAATGGCCTTTGAG AAAATGTATGATAGAGAATTTCCATACAAGCAAAGAAGATAATGTGAAGAAATATAAAGAGGATGATCAGTGTGGAAAACTTTTCTGTTGGATTGAAAATCTTTCTAGGATCAAGGAAACTCCAGCCAGTGTAAATCCTTTTGAATTTCATGAGAGAGGTGGTCATACATTGACTCATTGCATCAGCTCTCACACTTGTATGGTTTATGGAGAAACTTGCAATTGTCTGTCTTATCTAAAACCTCATTCAAAAGAGAAATTTTGTAACTGCATAGCTTTTGGGAAACCTTGTAGTTGTTCATTATCCTTCACTAAATATAAAAGAACTCACAGTACAAATGATATactttatgaatgtaaggaatgtgggaaagcctttaatcATTCCTCAACACTTACTGATCATacaagaattcacagtggagagcagccttatgaatgtaaagaatgtggaAAAACATTTGTTTATGCTTCATCTCTTGCTAAACATAAAAGAACCcatagtggagagaggccttatgaatgcaaagaatgtgggaaagccttttgtAGCCCCTCAGCACTTTCTGAGCATacaagaattcacagtggagagcgGCCTTATGGATGTAAACAATGTGGGAAAGCATTTATTTGTGCTTCAGCCCTTGCTAAACATACAAGAACTCACAGTgcagagaggccttatgaatgtaaagaatgtgggaaagcctttagtcTCTACTCACATCTCACCGAACATAaaagaactcacagtggagagaagccTTATAAATGTCATGAATGCGGGAAAGCTTTCAGTCGTCTCTCAATACTATCTGATCATATAAGAACTCACAGTGGGGAGAAACCTTataaatgtaaggaatgtgggaaagccttttgtCATCCCTCAGCACTTACTGAACACACTagaattcacagtggggagaggccttatgaatgtaaagtGTGTGGGAAAGCATTTATTTATGCTTCATCCCTGGCTAAACATAaaagaactcacagtggagagaggccttatgagtgtaaAGAGTGTGGGAAAGCATTTACTCAGTATGCACACCTCACTGTACATAAGAGAacacacagtggagagaggccgtatgaatgtaaagaatgtgggaaagcctttactcAGTACTCACACCTCACTGAACACCGAAGAACACACAGTGGAgaaaggccttatgaatgtaaggaatgtgggaaagcttttaGTCGTCTCTCAGCACTTACTGATCATACaagaattcacagtggggagaaaCGTTACAAGTGTAAAGAATGTGAGAAAGCCTTTACTCAGTACTCACACCTAATTGAACACAGAAGAACAGTGTGGAGAGGTCTTAAGGATGTAAGGAATATGTCGTCTCTCAGCACTTACTGA
- the LOC142453181 gene encoding uncharacterized protein LOC142453181 isoform X2, with the protein MKNDSWFSLLGEICEFLGSENYVNQEWPLRKCMIENFHTSKEDNVKKYKEDDQCGKLFCWIENLSRIKETPASVNPFEFHERGGHTLTHCISSHTCMVYGETCNCLSYLKPHSKEKFCNCIAFGKPCSCSLSFTKYKRTHSTNDILYECKECGKAFNHSSTLTDHTRIHSGEQPYECKECGKTFVYASSLAKHKRTHSGERPYECKECGKAFCSPSALSEHTRIHSGERPYGCKQCGKAFICASALAKHTRTHSAERPYECKECGKAFSLYSHLTEHKRTHSGEKPYKCHECGKAFSRLSILSDHIRTHSGEKPYKCKECGKAFCHPSALTEHTRIHSGERPYECKVCGKAFIYASSLAKHKRTHSGERPYECKECGKAFTQYAHLTVHKRTHSGERPYECKECGKAFTQYSHLTEHRRTHSGERPYECKECGKAFSRLSALTDHTRIHSGEKRYKCKECEKAFTQYSHLIEHRRTVWRGLKDVRNMSSLSTY; encoded by the exons ATGAAGAATGACTCCTGGTTTTCCTTGTTAGGAGAAATCTGTGAATTCCTTGGGAGTGAAAATTATGTCAACCAGGAATGGCCTTTGAG AAAATGTATGATAGAGAATTTCCATACAAGCAAAGAAGATAATGTGAAGAAATATAAAGAGGATGATCAGTGTGGAAAACTTTTCTGTTGGATTGAAAATCTTTCTAGGATCAAGGAAACTCCAGCCAGTGTAAATCCTTTTGAATTTCATGAGAGAGGTGGTCATACATTGACTCATTGCATCAGCTCTCACACTTGTATGGTTTATGGAGAAACTTGCAATTGTCTGTCTTATCTAAAACCTCATTCAAAAGAGAAATTTTGTAACTGCATAGCTTTTGGGAAACCTTGTAGTTGTTCATTATCCTTCACTAAATATAAAAGAACTCACAGTACAAATGATATactttatgaatgtaaggaatgtgggaaagcctttaatcATTCCTCAACACTTACTGATCATacaagaattcacagtggagagcagccttatgaatgtaaagaatgtggaAAAACATTTGTTTATGCTTCATCTCTTGCTAAACATAAAAGAACCcatagtggagagaggccttatgaatgcaaagaatgtgggaaagccttttgtAGCCCCTCAGCACTTTCTGAGCATacaagaattcacagtggagagcgGCCTTATGGATGTAAACAATGTGGGAAAGCATTTATTTGTGCTTCAGCCCTTGCTAAACATACAAGAACTCACAGTgcagagaggccttatgaatgtaaagaatgtgggaaagcctttagtcTCTACTCACATCTCACCGAACATAaaagaactcacagtggagagaagccTTATAAATGTCATGAATGCGGGAAAGCTTTCAGTCGTCTCTCAATACTATCTGATCATATAAGAACTCACAGTGGGGAGAAACCTTataaatgtaaggaatgtgggaaagccttttgtCATCCCTCAGCACTTACTGAACACACTagaattcacagtggggagaggccttatgaatgtaaagtGTGTGGGAAAGCATTTATTTATGCTTCATCCCTGGCTAAACATAaaagaactcacagtggagagaggccttatgagtgtaaAGAGTGTGGGAAAGCATTTACTCAGTATGCACACCTCACTGTACATAAGAGAacacacagtggagagaggccgtatgaatgtaaagaatgtgggaaagcctttactcAGTACTCACACCTCACTGAACACCGAAGAACACACAGTGGAgaaaggccttatgaatgtaaggaatgtgggaaagcttttaGTCGTCTCTCAGCACTTACTGATCATACaagaattcacagtggggagaaaCGTTACAAGTGTAAAGAATGTGAGAAAGCCTTTACTCAGTACTCACACCTAATTGAACACAGAAGAACAGTGTGGAGAGGTCTTAAGGATGTAAGGAATATGTCGTCTCTCAGCACTTACTGA